Genomic window (Candidatus Binataceae bacterium):
CACATCGTAAGCCACCCCGCTGGCCCGCAGCAGCGGACCGGTGAGGCCGTAGGAAATCACATCTTCGCGCGGTAGCGCGCCCACCCCACACATCCGATCGATGAACACTCGATTGCGCGACAGCAGTTTGTCGCAATCGGAGAGTACGGCGTCCAAATGCTTGAAACAGACTGCCACGCGCTGCGCAAAATCGGCGGGCAGGTCGTGGGCGATTCCGCCAATTCGGCACCAGGTCACGGTCAGCCGCGCCCCGGTTACCGCTTCAATCAGGTCGTAGAGTAGTTCGCGCGCCTCCAGGGTGTAGAACATAACGGTTTGGGCCCCGACTTCGCCCGCCGCCATCCCCAGGCAGGTGAGGTGGTCGGCGATGCGCGCCACCTCGCTCATTATCATTCGCGCGTACTGACATCGCGCCGGCGCCTCTATATCGAGCAGCCGCTCCACGGTCAGGGCGAAGCCGACGTTGTTGATGCAGGAGGAGGAGTAGTTGAGGCGATCAGTGTAGGGAAAGACCTGGGTCCAGGTACCCTGTTCGCACATCTTCTCGAAGCCGCGATGGAGATAGCCGACCTCGACGTCGCAATCCATGATCCGTTCGCCGTCCAGCTTGAGGTTGAATTTGATGGTCCCGTGCGAAGCCGGATGGGAGGGACCCATCTGCAACTCCATCACTTCGTCGGCCGTGTCACTGACCGCCAGCGGGCGGCTCCAGCGTGCGGGTAAAGCCATGATTTGTGGAGTCTCCTTGATTAGCGCGAGGGCGGAAGCGGAGTCGCGATGGGATCGACTTCGGGCACGATCGGTTGGCGGCGGTTATAGGGGTAATCCTTGCGCAGTGGATGGCCTTGAAAACTGTCGTAAAGCAGGATGCGGCGCAGGTCGGGATGGCCTTTGAACTGGATGCCGAACATGTCGTAGCATTCCCGCTCCAGCCAGTCCGCCGACTTCCATTCATCGATCATGCTGTCGACCCAGGCGTCGTCGCTCGCGATGGGCACCTTGACGCGTAAGCGCAGGTTGTGGCTTAGCGACTTTAGCTGGTAGATGACCTCAAAGCGTGGCTCGCGCCCTAGCCAGTCCACCGCGGTCAGATCGATCAGCATGTTGAAGTCGAATTGGGGTTCGGTCCGCAGCCGATGGAACAACTCGCGCGCACGGGCCCGTTCGACGGTCACGATCGCCTGGCCGTGGCTGACTTCGCAAGCCAACTCGCCACCGATCTGCCCCTTAATCTTATCCAAGAGCTGGTCTAACACTTTCCACTCCTGTCCGAAAATCGTTCGTAGCGCCGCGCTGGTCGCGCACGTGTGCTAATCCCAATCCAGCGCGCCGCGCTCCCAGGCGTAGAGCAGGCCGACCACCAGAATCGCCACGAAGACCAGCACTTCGGCCAGGCCAAACAGTCCGAGCGAACGGAGCTCTACCGCCCAAGGATAGAAAAAGACCACTTCCACGTCGAAGACTAGAAAGAGAATAGCAGTCAGGTAAAAGCGCACCGAGAAGCGGCCCCAGGCGCTGCCGCTGGGCGGGTTACCGCATTCAAAGGCCTCGGATTTGATGCGGCCGGGCCGTTTGGGCCCCAAAATGCGATTGATCGAGATCATCGCGCCAACGACCAAGCCGCCGAACAAAAAGGTTATCAGTATGGGAAACCAGGTTCTCATCGGCTGCGCGCGCCCTCTTTATCTTAGCTCGGCCTGATATCGATATCGCGCCGGCTTATTTAGCCTCGCTAAGACTTTAGCTCAGCTTCAGTCCCCGGCAAAGTCCCCAACCCGCGCGCTGTGTCTCAGCGAATAGGCAACGACTGCAAGGGGGAAGGACCGGTGATTAAGCGAAACCGCCAAACCATGCGGCCCGAGGGGCGGCCGTCGCCTTTTTCGAGACTTTTCTCGCTCGATGCTTCGACCGCTGGACGGATGCTAGGATACTGGGCTGCCCTGCCAGTTCGGATTAGCCGTGGCGCGCATCTAAGCTTACGCTTCGCTCAGCCGCGGCGTGCGAGGCTGGGGCGAACTGAAGGAAAGTCGACTAGACACAAGCCGATCGTGAAACAACCGTTGCGCACAGACGCGGCCGAGACGCAGCCCCAGGGCAAGAGTAACCTATTCATCGCCCTGATTATCGGCTGCGCGTTGTGTCTGGAGGCGCTCGACACCACGGTTATCACCACCGCGCTGCCTGTGATGGCGCAATCGCTGCACGAAGATCCGATTCGGCTCAACTTGGCGATTACCTCTTACCTCCTGAGCTTGGCGGTATTCGTGCCGTTGAGCGGCTGGATCGCCGATACCTACGGGGCGCGCAAAGTTTTTCGCCTCGCCATCATCATCTTCACGGTCGGTTCCGTATTGTGCGGCCTATCCCACTCGCTCATTCAACTGGTGATGGCGCGGATGCTACAGGGCTTTGGCGGTGCCATGCTGGTACCGGTGGGGCGGCTGGTGGTGCTCAAGACCGTGGAGCGCAGCGAACTGGTCCAGGCGATGGCTTACCTTAGCATCCCCTGGATGATTGGTCCGGTAATCGGGCCGCCGCTGGGTGGCTTTATCGTGACCTATTACTCCTGGCGCTGGATTTTCTTCATCAACGTCCCGGTCTGCATCATTGGCTTGATTCTGGTTACCGCCTACGTGCCTCACATCCTGGAGGAAAAGGTCCCGCCCTTCGACTTCCCGGGCTTTATCCTGACCGGCTTGGGCCTGGCGGGCCTGGTCTTCGGGCTGGAGACAGTGGGGCGTGGTATCGTGCCTGTGCCGCTGGTGGTGGCGGTGTTGGGCGGCGGCTTGGGCTGCGTAGTGCTCTACTTTTACCACGCGCGCCGGCGCGTGGCGCCAATCGTCGACTTAAGGCTGTTCGAGATCAAAACCTTTTCCATCGCGACACTAGGCGGTGGCCTGTACCGGATGGGGGTGGGGGCGATGCCCTTCGTGCTCGCCCTGCTGTTACAAATTGGCTTCGGCCTGACGCCGTTTGCCTCGGGGATGCTGACCTTTACCAGCGCCGCGGGCTCGCTGCTGGTGCGCATGGCCGCTCATCGGATCGTGCGGCGCTGGGGCTTTCGCACGGTGCTGGTGGTTAACGGCCTGGTCTCCGCAGTCTCGGTGGCCGCCTGCCTGTGGTTTACCGCTTCAACTAGTCACCTAACCATCATTATAATTCTCTTTGCCGGCGGCTTCTTTCGCTCTTTGCAATACACCGGCCTGACCGCGCTGGCCTACGCCGATATTCCCAATCCGCTCATGAGCGCCGCCAGCACCCTGGCTAGCATGGCGCAGCAGGTCTGCACCAGCCTGGGCGTGGCCGGCGCGGCGCTGACGATGCGCTTGGCGC
Coding sequences:
- a CDS encoding NADH-quinone oxidoreductase subunit D, which gives rise to MALPARWSRPLAVSDTADEVMELQMGPSHPASHGTIKFNLKLDGERIMDCDVEVGYLHRGFEKMCEQGTWTQVFPYTDRLNYSSSCINNVGFALTVERLLDIEAPARCQYARMIMSEVARIADHLTCLGMAAGEVGAQTVMFYTLEARELLYDLIEAVTGARLTVTWCRIGGIAHDLPADFAQRVAVCFKHLDAVLSDCDKLLSRNRVFIDRMCGVGALPREDVISYGLTGPLLRASGVAYDVRKADPYLFYDRTEFELPLGEHGDNYDRFNVRFQEMLQSKRIIEQALRQIPEGPVTITDHRYVLPAKDRVYNSIEGLMNHFKLIIEGIKIPAGEAYGAVEGANGELGFYVVSDGSGRPYRVRVRPPCYLAMGALNKMLIGRMIADVITTFGMINMIGGECDR
- a CDS encoding NADH-quinone oxidoreductase subunit C, with the translated sequence MLDQLLDKIKGQIGGELACEVSHGQAIVTVERARARELFHRLRTEPQFDFNMLIDLTAVDWLGREPRFEVIYQLKSLSHNLRLRVKVPIASDDAWVDSMIDEWKSADWLERECYDMFGIQFKGHPDLRRILLYDSFQGHPLRKDYPYNRRQPIVPEVDPIATPLPPSR
- a CDS encoding NADH-quinone oxidoreductase subunit A, with amino-acid sequence MRTWFPILITFLFGGLVVGAMISINRILGPKRPGRIKSEAFECGNPPSGSAWGRFSVRFYLTAILFLVFDVEVVFFYPWAVELRSLGLFGLAEVLVFVAILVVGLLYAWERGALDWD
- a CDS encoding MFS transporter, with product MKQPLRTDAAETQPQGKSNLFIALIIGCALCLEALDTTVITTALPVMAQSLHEDPIRLNLAITSYLLSLAVFVPLSGWIADTYGARKVFRLAIIIFTVGSVLCGLSHSLIQLVMARMLQGFGGAMLVPVGRLVVLKTVERSELVQAMAYLSIPWMIGPVIGPPLGGFIVTYYSWRWIFFINVPVCIIGLILVTAYVPHILEEKVPPFDFPGFILTGLGLAGLVFGLETVGRGIVPVPLVVAVLGGGLGCVVLYFYHARRRVAPIVDLRLFEIKTFSIATLGGGLYRMGVGAMPFVLALLLQIGFGLTPFASGMLTFTSAAGSLLVRMAAHRIVRRWGFRTVLVVNGLVSAVSVAACLWFTASTSHLTIIIILFAGGFFRSLQYTGLTALAYADIPNPLMSAASTLASMAQQVCTSLGVAGAALTMRLALTMHGGGALSARDIDWGFVSVVVMAAVSIPSFLKLSPHAGAEISGRAPASDQGEISSAAAH